The DNA window CGATGCCGTCGGCATGGCGGGCGGCGAGATCGACCGCGGCATGCTCGCCGATCGCGCATTCGGTGCGGCTGGCCATGATGGCGGCCCCGAAGGCACCGGTGGCGGCGACGATCTCGGTGCCGGGCGAGGCCAGCTGACGGGCCGTCTCGGCGGCCCGTTCCGTCACGAAGGCGGTGGTGTTGGCATTCATCACCAGCAGGCGCATCGCGGCCTCACTTGTAGAATTGCTGCGGCAGCCAGAGCGCCAGCCCCGGCCAGGCGATCAGGATGACGACCAGCAGCATCATCATGAAGAGGTAGGGCAGCGTGCCGACGATCACGTCGGTGATCACGCCGCGCCCGCGGATGCCCTGGACGACATAGAGATTCATGCCGACCGGCGGGGTGATCAGCGCCAGCTCGGCCATCAGCACCAGATAGATGCCGAACCAGACCGGATCGATGCCCATCTGCAGCGCGATCGGGAAGACGATCGGGATGGTGCCGATGACCATGGCGAGCGCATCGAGGAAGCAGCCGAGGATCAGGTAGAAGATCGTCATCACGACCAGGAAGACGGTCTGGTTGGCGCCGAGCCCCTTGATCATGGCGGCGAGCGCCTGCGGCACGCCCATCACGCCGAGCACGAAGTTCAGATAGAAGGCGGCCGCCGCGATCAGCATGATCATCGCCGTCACGGAGACGGTCGATATGAAGCATTCGTGCAGCATGCGGAAGTTGAGCCGGCCGACGCTGGCGGCGAGCGCCATCGAGGCGATCACGCCGACGGCGGCGGATTCGGTCGGGGTCGCCCAGCCGAGATAGATCGAGCCCATCACCAGCACGAAGATGATCAGCGGCGGCATCAGGTCCTTGAGCCGCGCGATCTTCTCGGCGAGCGGCGTCGGCGCCGGCTTCTCGCCGGCGAGCGAGGGCCGCAGCCGGCACAGCACGATGGTCACCAGCATGAACAGGCCGGTCAGCACGATGCCGGGGATGACGCCGGCGGCGTAGAGCTGGCCGACCGAGGTGTTGGTCATCGCGCCGTAGATGATCATGTTGATCGAAGGCGGGATCAGGATGCCGAGCGTGGCGCCGGCCGCGACCGTGCCGAGCACCAGCCGGTCGTCGTAGCCGCGATTGCGGAAGGCCGGCAGAGCCACGGTGCCGATCGTGGCGGCGGTCGCCACCGAGGAACCGGACACGGCGGCGAACATGGCCGAGGCGCCGATATTGGTGTGCAGCAGGCCGCCCGGCAGCGGCGACAGCCAGTCGCCGAGCGCCTTGTACATGCGGTCGGTGAAGCCGGCCTTGACCAGGATCTCGCCGAGCAGGACGAAGAGCGGGATGGCGACCAGGACGAAGTTGTTGGTCGCGCCCCAGAACTGGTTGCCGAAGGCGAGCAGGGCCGGCGTGCCGAGATAGAAGATGGCGCCGAGCGCGCCGATGGCGAACATCACAAAGGCGATGTGCAGGCCGATGGCCATCAGGCCGATCATCAGGAAGAAGCCGAGCGTGGCGCCGGTGGCGGTGATCATGACGGGGTCCCTTCACGGGCGCGCCGCGCCTCGAGTTCGGCTTCGACTTCCTCGTCGACGGTGGCAGGGCCGTAGAAGCGGTTGAGACGCTTGCGGTCGCCGGCGAGGAGCATCAGCGCATGGACCGCGAAGGCGAGCGCGAAGATGGCGAGCAGGAACTGGCCGAACACCCAGGCGCCCTGCGGATAGATCAGCGGCGTCTGCAGCGGGCTGTCGGCGACGCTCATGAAGAGCTGGCTCTCGCGCCAGACCGAGACCGCCTGGAAGAAGGCGAACACCGCGAAGACCGCGAAGGTGACCATCGCGGCGACGTTCAGCACGGACTGCCAAAGCGCCGGCATGCGCAGCAGAAACACGTCGATCCGGGTATGGCCGCGATGGGCGAGCGTATAGGAGGCGCCGATCGCGGCCGTGATGGCCAGCGCGAAGCCGCCGAAATCGTCGACGCCCTGGAGCGAGAAGGCGAACCACTTGCGGCCGATCACCTCGACCCCGATCGCGAAGGCGAGGAGCAGGATGCCGTATCCGCACAGGATGGCGGCGAGCCGCGCCACGGGCTGGATGACGCGGGTGATGGGATTGTCCATTGGGCCCTCCAGGGGCGGGGCTCGGAATGGGATGCGGGACGGCGGTGCCGGGCTGCGCCGCGGACCTTGTCGCGGCGGCCGGACCGGACGCGTCCGGTGCCGGGCAGACAGAGCCTGCCCGACGGTGGACCGAACGGGAGGCCGCGCCGGAGCGGGCCGGCGTGGCGGATCGGAGCGCCCTTGTCGAGCGCGGCGCCGACCCGCCGACGGCCCGGGATGGCGCCCGTCAGTCGATCTTGAAGCCGCGGGCGGCGCCGACGGTCTTGTTCCAGGTCTCGGAACAGCCCGGATCGACGCGGTTGCAGGCCTCCTTCCAGATCGGCAGGACGACCTTGGTGACGGCGTCGTCGAGCTTCTTCTGGTCGGCGGCGGAGACATCGACCAGGGTCATGCCCGCCTTGGTGCCTTCCTTGCAGGGCTCCTTGCCGATATTGCAGTTGGCCGCGTCCTCGTTGGCGGTCACCGCCAGGGCCCACATCTGGTCCTCCATGGTCTTGAAGGCGGCGGCGATCTTGGCCTGCTCGGCGGGCGAGAACTTCTTCCAGTAGTCGAGATTCATGAAGTGGCCCTGGACCGAGCCGGAGACAGACAGCGGCAGGAAGTGGCTGGTCACCTCCGGCCACTTGCCGGAATTGCCCGAGGTCGGCGAGGTCACGCCGCAATTGGCGACGCCGCGCTGGAGCGCCGGATAGACCTCGGAGAATTGCAACGTCACCGGCGTGGCGCCCAGCGTCTGGATCAGCGCCGCCATGGACGGGGTGAAGGAGCGGATCTTGAGGCCCTTCATGTCGTCGAGCGACTTGATCGGCGCATTGCAATAGAAGACCTGCGGCCCGAACGGCCACAGCGTCAGCACCTTGGCGTTGAACTTCTCCTGCAGGCGCTTGTCGAATACTTCGCGATAGGACTCCACCGCCTTCTTCAGGTCGACCATGTTGGTCGAGACGCCGATCAGGTCGAGCCCCTCGAAGAAGGGATCGTCGCGCGAGGCCATGCCGATCTGCACCGACATCACGTCGAAGGCGCCCGAGCGCAGCAGGCGCAGCGCGTCCTGCGCCTTCACGCCGACCACGTCCATCGGGTTGTAGTTGACCTCCAGCTTCAGGCCGGTCGTGGTCGGCAAGGCCGTGAAGAAGGGCTTCTCGATATTGTCGACATGCTTGGAATTCGACGAGAAGTTCCCGGCGATGCGGATCGAGGTCGGCGCCTCGGCCGCCGCCGGCAGGGCGGCACCGATCAGCGCGGCGGAAAGGCCGGCGACGAGAAGGGACAGGGACTTCGACATGCGCGGGAACCTCCGGGTGGGACGAGGCGGTTGAAATGCAATGGCGGGGCCACGCAGGTGCGGTGCTGTCGACGGCAAGGACACCGTCGATGCGATACCGCCCGGGCGCCCCTTGCGCCTATTTTTTGGGCAGATGCCACATTCGTGCCCGCCTGCGGATAAGGCAAGGCGGCCGGACCGCAACGGTTCACGGCGCACGGCGCGGATCCTCCTCGATGACGGCAGCGATCTCGGCCGGCGTCGCCAGCCAGACGGCATCGCCGGCGCAGGCGATATGCTCCAGCGCGCGGGTCAGCGCGCGCAGCCGGAACGGTTGCCCGGAAATGAAGGAGTGGATCACGATGCTCATGACCAGCGGCTGCTGCGCGGAAGCCGCACGCATCTCGTCGAAGGCGTCGATGATCATCCACTCGAAATCGGCGGCGCTGGCATGGCGACCGATCACCGTGGAGCTGTCGTTCAGTTCCAACGCATAGGGCAGCGCCAGGATGCGGTCGTCGCCGGCGGCGAGCCAGACCGGGCGATCGTCGAGATGCAGGTCGAGCAGGTAGCGGTAGCCGG is part of the Prosthecodimorpha staleyi genome and encodes:
- a CDS encoding TRAP transporter substrate-binding protein; this encodes MSKSLSLLVAGLSAALIGAALPAAAEAPTSIRIAGNFSSNSKHVDNIEKPFFTALPTTTGLKLEVNYNPMDVVGVKAQDALRLLRSGAFDVMSVQIGMASRDDPFFEGLDLIGVSTNMVDLKKAVESYREVFDKRLQEKFNAKVLTLWPFGPQVFYCNAPIKSLDDMKGLKIRSFTPSMAALIQTLGATPVTLQFSEVYPALQRGVANCGVTSPTSGNSGKWPEVTSHFLPLSVSGSVQGHFMNLDYWKKFSPAEQAKIAAAFKTMEDQMWALAVTANEDAANCNIGKEPCKEGTKAGMTLVDVSAADQKKLDDAVTKVVLPIWKEACNRVDPGCSETWNKTVGAARGFKID
- a CDS encoding TRAP transporter large permease, producing the protein MITATGATLGFFLMIGLMAIGLHIAFVMFAIGALGAIFYLGTPALLAFGNQFWGATNNFVLVAIPLFVLLGEILVKAGFTDRMYKALGDWLSPLPGGLLHTNIGASAMFAAVSGSSVATAATIGTVALPAFRNRGYDDRLVLGTVAAGATLGILIPPSINMIIYGAMTNTSVGQLYAAGVIPGIVLTGLFMLVTIVLCRLRPSLAGEKPAPTPLAEKIARLKDLMPPLIIFVLVMGSIYLGWATPTESAAVGVIASMALAASVGRLNFRMLHECFISTVSVTAMIMLIAAAAFYLNFVLGVMGVPQALAAMIKGLGANQTVFLVVMTIFYLILGCFLDALAMVIGTIPIVFPIALQMGIDPVWFGIYLVLMAELALITPPVGMNLYVVQGIRGRGVITDVIVGTLPYLFMMMLLVVILIAWPGLALWLPQQFYK
- a CDS encoding TRAP transporter small permease subunit is translated as MDNPITRVIQPVARLAAILCGYGILLLAFAIGVEVIGRKWFAFSLQGVDDFGGFALAITAAIGASYTLAHRGHTRIDVFLLRMPALWQSVLNVAAMVTFAVFAVFAFFQAVSVWRESQLFMSVADSPLQTPLIYPQGAWVFGQFLLAIFALAFAVHALMLLAGDRKRLNRFYGPATVDEEVEAELEARRAREGTPS